From Solanum lycopersicum chromosome 8, SLM_r2.1, the proteins below share one genomic window:
- the LOC101255904 gene encoding uncharacterized protein produces the protein MPRTTTVESSGCPPLRALTFDILGLIKVVEAKGEQKEAPKVVEKWGEPDASRCVLAASLVDREFDPLLGVARKSGKIEVLSPVNGDVRASISIESQNHPGSTDNSIVGLHLFKGERLGSSSRSCNLLTCTSKGQANMTYVKMSESLEDSGGESTQTTWNVCGSGSILFCKVDADESYALFGGKGVEVNIWDLSQCAKVWSAKSPAKNSLGIFTPTWFTSATFLCKDDHRKFVAGTNSHQVRLYDISAQRRPVVSFDFRETPIKAVAEDEDGHTIYIGNGSGDLASFDIRTGKLLGSFLGKCSGSIRSIVKHPELPVIASCGLDSYLRIWDVKSRQLLSAVFLKQHLNSVVFDSKFSTREAQVPPQQHDTDETLQTEEEEEKTVKRKKASKEHSGSKKLKTKKKSKRSKGDSNDIA, from the exons ATGCCTCGTACTACTACTGTGGAGAGCTCTGGATGCCCTCCTCTTAGAGCTTTGACGTTTGACATTCTTGGACTTATTAAAG TTGTTGAAGCTAAGGGTGAACAGAAGGAAGCTCCAAAGGTGGTGGAGAAATGGGGGGAACCTGATGCTTCGAGGTGTGTGCTTGCGGCGTCACTTGTTGACCGTGAATTTGACCCT CTACTTGGTGTAGCAAGGAAAAGCGGCAAG ATTGAGGTTCTTAGTCCAGTCAATGGAGATGTTCGTGCATCCATTTCAATTGAAAGTCAAAATCATCCAGGATCGACAGATAATTCTATTGTTGGTTTGCATTTATTCAAAGGAGAAAGATTGGGCTCATCATCAAG GTCATGCAACCTGCTCACATGCACAAGCAAAGGACAAGCAAACATGACATATGTTAAAATGTCTGAATCACTTGAAGATTCTGGTGGTGAAAGTACTCAAACAACATGGAATGTTTGTGGTTCAGGCAGTATTTTGTTCTGTAAGGTAGATGCAGATGAAAGCTATGCATTGTTTGGTGG GAAGGGTGTTGAGGTTAATATCTGGGATCTGAGCCAGTGTGCTAAAGTTTGGTCTGCAAAATCT CCAGCGAAAAACAGCCTCGGCATATTCACCCCAACTTGGTTTACATCTGCAACTTTCTTATGCAAAGATGATCACCGCAAATTTGTTGCAGGCACTAATAGTCACCAG GTGCGTCTTTATGATATTTCTGCTCAGAGAAGGCCAGTTGTTTCATTTGATTTTCGTGAGACCCCTATTAAAGCTGTGGCAGAGGATGAGGATGGACATACGATATACATAGGAAATGGGTCTGGCGATCTTGCTTCTTTTGACATCCGCACAG GGAAACTTTTGGGATCCTTCTTGGGGAAATGTTCGGGAAGTATAAGATCCATAGTTAAGCATCCAGAGCTTCCAGTTATAGCCTCATGTG GATTGGACAGCTATTTACGCATTTGGGATGTCAAGTCACGACAACTTCTGTCTGCG GTTTTCTTGAAGCAGCATCTAAACAGTGTTGTATTCGATTCAAAATTCTCTACAAGAG aaGCTCAGGTACCTCCTCAGCAACACGATACAGATGAAACATTACAGAcggaagaagaggaagagaagACTGTTAAACGCAAGAAGGCATCAAAAGAACACAGCGGAAGCAAAAAACTGAAGaccaagaaaaaaagtaaaaggtCGAAAGGAGACAGTAACGACATTGCCTAA